GGCCGAAAACGACCGGAGCGGAAGCGAGACCTGATCCGTAATCAAGTGTGCGAGGCACGGCCCGAGTCGGTGTGGTGGCGGGGTCGGCGCGGGGGACGGTGGAGGGCCTGAACGGCGAAGAGGAGGAGTCGATGCGTAGTCTCCGTCGTGAACGACTAGCATCCCGGCCGTAAACAGTCGGTGGAGGACGGGAAGCGGGTCGACGGTCGTCGGGCCGCGCCGGGTCGCCGTCGGCGGCCGTGCCGGTCGTCGTCGCCCCGCCGGTCGTCGTCGGCGGTCCGTGGACGGAATGGGGTTGGTGTCGTGGTGGAGGCCGGGCCTCGGGTCGCTGTCGCCGTGGTGACGATGGGCAATCGGCCCGCGGAGGTGGACGCGCTGCTCGCCTCCGTGGCCAAGCAGGACATCGCGCCCGAACGGATCGTGATCGTCGGCAACGGCTGCCCCCTCCCCGAGTTCGCCGAACGGCTCGGCCTGCCCGGCGAGGTCACCCTCATCGAGGTGGACGAGAACCTCGGCTGCCCCGGCGGCCGGAACGTCGCCCTGGAGCGGCTCCGCGCCTTCGGCGACGTCGACGTCGTCGTCGAACTGGACGACGACGGGCTGCTCGTCGACGCCGATGTGCTGCGCCGCGTACGGGACTTGTACGCCGCCGACCCCCGCCTCGGCATCGTCGGGTTCCGGATCGCCGACGAGCACGGCGAGACCCAGCGGCGGCACGTGCCGAGGGTCGGCGCGAAGGACCCGATGCGCGGCGGCCCGGTCACCGGGTTCCTCGGCGGCGGGCACGCCCTCTCCATGGCCATGCTCGGCGAGACGGGCGACTGGGCCGCCGAGTTCTTCTTCGCGCACGAGGAGACCGACCTGGCGTGGCGGGCGCTCGACGCCGGCTGGACCGTGCTGTACGCCCCCGAGCTGCTCCTCCAGCACCCGAAGACGTCACCGGCCCGGCACGCCATCTACTACCGCGTCAACGCCCGCAACCGCGTCTGGCTCGCCCGCCGCCGCCTCCCGCTCCCCCTCATCCCCGTCCACCTGGGCGTGTGGGTCCTCATCACCCTGCTGCGGATGCGCTCGGCGGGCGGCCTGAAGGCCTGGTTCAGCGGCTTCGTGGAGGGCTGGCGCGAGTCGGGCGGCGAACGCCGGCCGATGAGCTGGCGAACGGTCTGGCGCCTGACGCGCCTGGGCCGCCCCCCGATCCTGTAACACCGCACGCCGACCCTGCGGGGCCGTCCCCGGATCCTGTCGGCCCGCCCCACGGCGGGGCCCGCA
This genomic stretch from Streptomyces deccanensis harbors:
- a CDS encoding glycosyltransferase family 2 protein, which encodes MVEAGPRVAVAVVTMGNRPAEVDALLASVAKQDIAPERIVIVGNGCPLPEFAERLGLPGEVTLIEVDENLGCPGGRNVALERLRAFGDVDVVVELDDDGLLVDADVLRRVRDLYAADPRLGIVGFRIADEHGETQRRHVPRVGAKDPMRGGPVTGFLGGGHALSMAMLGETGDWAAEFFFAHEETDLAWRALDAGWTVLYAPELLLQHPKTSPARHAIYYRVNARNRVWLARRRLPLPLIPVHLGVWVLITLLRMRSAGGLKAWFSGFVEGWRESGGERRPMSWRTVWRLTRLGRPPIL